CCCGGTGGGCGAGGAACCGGCACCGGCTCCCGTGCCGGTACCCGCGGCGGAAGCTCCCGCGGCCGCCACGCCGGATGTCGAGGGTGCCGCACCTGTACCGCCCGCGGCAGGACAATCGGTACCCGTGAGCGAACTGCCGCAATCCGAAGCGCCCCGTGAGGCGGCGCCCGAAGCACCAGTCCAGGCCGTGCCGACGGAACCCGAGGGCGGGCCTCGGTGAACAACCGCTCCACCCCTCGGCGTGCACCGCAGCGACGTTCCACCCCGGCGACGCGCGGCGGCCGCGCTAGAATGCCCGCGCCGCGCGATCGCAAGCAGCGCGACCGGACGAGTTTCGCGTTCCGCAACAAGTGGGGCCGGATCGGCATGTTCGGCATTCTGGGCGTAGCCGTCGCCCAGTTGTTGTCCGTGCAGCTCGTCCAGGCCCCCACACTGTCCGCCGAAGCCGCCAGCCAGCGCACCACCCGACTCGTCGAACCCGCGACCCGCGGCACCATCGCCGATCGCAACGGGGAACCGCTCGCGTACACCATGGAAGCGAAGGCGCTGACCTTCCAACCCGTGCGGGTGCGCAAGGAACTCGAGGAGGAACGCGCGAAGGACCCGTCCCGGCCCGAGGTCTCCGAATATCTCGAGGGCGTCGCGTCGGCGGTCCACGAGGCGCTCGGCGCCGCGGCGCCGGAGAAGGACGTGCTCGAGATGCTCGAGAGCGACGAGACCTTCGTCTACCTCGCCCGCGGCGTCGATCCGGGGGTCGCGGCGGAGATCGTCGACGAGTACGACAAGGTCGGCACCGAGCGTCAGGACATCCGTCTGTATCCGGGCGGATCGCTCGCCGCCAATCTCGTCGGCGCGACCGGCTGGGACGGACACGGCCTGATCGGGCTCGAAGCGTCGATGGACGCCGTGCTGGCGGGTACCGACGGTTCGTCCACCTACGACCGTGGATCCGACGGCGCCGTCATCCCGGGCAGCTGGCGCGACCGTCAGCCCGCCGTCGACGGTTCCTCCGTCGAGCTCACGATCGACAACGACCTGCAGTACCACGTGCAGCAGGAGGTCCAGCGCGCGAAGGACCTGTCCGGGGCGAAGAACGCCTCCGCTGTGGTGCTCGACGCGCACACCGGCGAAGTGCTCGCCATGTCGAACGACCGCACCTTCGACCCGTCGATCGGTGTCGCGAACAACCCGCCCGACGCCGAACAGGGCAACCTCGCGGTCAGTTCGCCGTTCGAACCCGGGTCCGTGAACAAGATCATCACCGCGGCCGCGGCGATCGAGGACGGTCTGACCCGCCCCGACGAGGTCCTGCAGGTCCCCGGCACGATCACCATGGCCGGCGCGACCGTCAAGGACGCCTGGGATCACGGGGTCGTGCCGTATACCACGACGGGTGTGTTCGGGAAGTCGTCGAACGTCGGCACGCTCATGCTCGCCGAGCGGATCGGTGAGGACCGCTTCGCCGAGATGCTGCGACTGTTCGGTCTCGGCCAGCGCACCGATGTCGGCCTGCCCGGCGAATCCGCGGGTCTGCTGCCCAGCCGTGAGCAGTGGTCGGGTGGCACCTTCGCGAACCTGCCCATCGGCCAGGGTCTGTCGATGACCCTGCTGCAGATGACCGCGATCTACCAGACCATCGCGAACGACGGGGAACGTGTCCCGCCGCGGGTCGTGCGCGCGACCATCGCGCCGGACGGCACGCGCACCGAGACGCCCCGTCCCGATCCGGTGCGGGTGGTGAGCCCGCAGACCGCCGCGACGGTGCGCGACATGTTCCGTTCCGTCGTCCAGTCCGATACCGGCAACCAGCAGGGCACCGGTGCGGGCGCCGCCATCGAGGGCTATCAGATCTCGGGCAAGACGGGTACCGCCCAGCAGATCGACCAGAACTGCAAGTGTTACTCGAACTCCGACTACTGGATCACCTTCGCTGGCATCGCTCCGTCCGACGATCCGCGCTATGTCGTGGGCATCATGCTCGACGCCCCGACCCGCAGCTCCGACGGCAGCGGGGGCCAATCGGCCGCGCCGCTGTTCCGCAACATCGCGTCGTGGTTGCTGCAGCGCGACGGCGTGCCGCTGTCGGCCGAACCGGAGAGCAAGTTGATCCTCCAGGTCGACTGACGAGGTGACCGTGGCGTCTCGGTAGGCTGACAGGTCGGTAACGTGACACGACGGTCGTCGCCGAGAGCGGATCGGGAACGAACCCGGAAACATCCGTCGGAGTGCCTGCAGACGAGCTGCAGCGAAGCGAGAGGAAACTGGTGCCTGTGCCATCGAGTCCGGATCCGGCTCCTCCGGAGGAGGGGCGGAGACCCGAGCACCTACCGATGACGCAGATCTCGGTTCTCGCCGACGCCATCGGGGCGCGCGTCGAGATCGTCAATGCAGCCGCCGGAGAGGATGCGGCCCGCGCGGCCGCGATCACCGGCATCGACCTGCGCGCCCAGGGCATCCGCCCCGGCGACGTCTTCGCCGCGCTGCCCGGCGCGCGCGCCCACGGCGCCTCCTACGCGGGCACCGCGCTCGAACGCGGAGCGGTCGCCGTGCTGACCGACGAGGCCGGTCGCGACCTCGTCGCCGAGGCCACCTCCGATTCGGTCGCGGTCCTCGTCCATCCCGAACCGCGTGTCGCGCTGGGGGCGGCGTCGGCCACCGTCTACGGACACCCCTCCCGGAGCATGCAGGTCATCGGCATCACCGGCACGTCCGGTAAGACCACGACGTCCTATCTCGTCGAGGCAGGCCTCGTCGCGGCCGGACGCGTCGTCGGTCTCGTCGGGACCGTGGAGACCCGGATCGAAGGCATTCGCGTGCCGAGCACCCTCACGACACCCGAGGCGCCGCAGCTGCACGCCCTGTTCGCCGTCATGCGCGAACGCGGTGTCGACACGGTCGTGATGGAGGTTTCCAGCCATGCCCTCGCACTCGGTCGCGTGGACGCCACCGAGTTCTCCGTCGGCGGGTTCACCAACCTGTCCCAGGACCATCTCGACTTCCACAAGGACCTCGACGACTACTTCGGCGCGAAGGCCCGGCTGTTCGCCGAGGACTCGCCGGTCCGGGCCCGCCGCGCGGTGGTGTGCACCGACGACGTGTGGGGACGTCGCATGGCCGAGGTCGCGCGCGCGGGCCGCGACGACGCGACCGCAGTCCGCACGGTCACCACAGGTGGCGACGGTGACGCTGCCGGCGCCGCGGCCGATTGGACGGTCACCGACGAGGTCCCCGAAGAGACGGGAGTGCAGCAGTTCACCCTGACCGGTCCGGACGGGATCGCCCGCCGCGCCACCGTCGGCCTGCCGGGCCGCTACAACGTCACCAACGCCGCTCTCGCCGTAGCGCTTTGCGCCGAGGTGGGCGCCGACATCGACGCCGCGATCCGCGGTATCGCCGATGTCGCGGTGCCCGGCCGGGTCGAACGGGTCGAGCGCGGTCAGGACTTCCTCGCCGTCGTCGACTACGCCCACAAGCCCGCGGCGCTCGAAGCGGTCATCGGAACCCTGCGCGCCGCGACCGAGGGACGCATCGCCGTCGTCGTCGGTGCGGGCGGCGACCGCGACCGGACGAAGCGGCCGATCATGGGCGAGGTCGCGGCGCGGGCCGCCGATCTGGTGGTCGTGACCGACGACAACCCACGAACCGAGAGCCCCGCCGCCATCCGCGCGGCCGTCCTCGACGGTGCACACTCCGTCCCGGCGGCCGAACGCGGCGAGATCCTCGAGATCGGCGATCGCGCCGCGGCGATCGACGCCGCGGTCGCGTGGGCCCGCCCGGGCGACGTCGTCCTCGTCGCCGGCAAGGGCCACGAGACGGGGCAGGAGATCGACGGAGTGAAGCACCCCTTCGACGACCGCGAGGTCCTCGGCGCAGCTCTCGACAAGTACCGGACCGCAGGACCCGACGGTGACCATCCGCCTGCTGCGGGCGGTTCGCATCACGGAGGCAAGGCATGATCCCGATGACACTGGCTCGGATCGCGGAGGTCGTCGGGGGCACCCTGCACGACGTCGACGATCCGTCCGCCGAGGTGACCGGTTCCGTCGAGTTCGACTCGCGACGGATCGGTCCCGGCGGCCTGTTCCTGGCGCTGCCCGGTGCGCGCTCGGACGGGCACGATCACGCCGCGGCCGCCGTCGCCGCCGGTGCGGTCGCGGTCCTGGCCGCACGGCCGGTGGGTGTGCCCGCCATCGTCGTGCCGCCCATCCCGCCGACCGAGACCAACACCCTCGCGCTCGAACACGACAGCGACGGATCCGGCGCGGCCGTGCTCGCCGGCCTCGCGAAGCTCGCCCGCACCGTGGTGGACACGCTCACCGGCGCCGGCCTCACCGTTGTCGGTGTCACCGGTTCGGCGGGCAAGACGTCCACGAAGGACATGATCGCCGCCGTGCTCGCACCGCTCGGTGAGGTCGTCGCCCCGCCCGGCTCGTTCAACAACGAACTCGGCCACCCCTGGACCGCGCTGCGCGCCACCGAATCCACCCGGTTCCTCGTCCTCGAGAAGTCGGCGCGGGGCCCCGGGCACATCGCGACCCTGAGCCGCATCGCCCCGCCGCGGATCGGTGTCGTGCTCAACGTCGGTACCGCACACCTCGGCGAGTTCGGCTCGCAGGAGGTCATCGCCGAGACGAAGGGCGAACTCGTCGAGGCGCTGCCCAGCGCCGCCGAGGGGGGAGTGGCGATCCTCAACGCCGACGACACCCTCGTGTCGAAGATGGCGACCCGCACCACCGGTCGTGTGGTGACCGTCGGGACCGGGTCCGGTGCCGCCTATCGCGCCGAGGACATCCACCTCGACGACCAGGCGCGTGCCTCCTTCACCGCCGTCGTCCCCGGCGCCGACGGACAGGAGCGGCGCGTGCCCGTGCGGCTCGCCGTGCACGGCGAACACCAGATCGGCAACGCCCTGTCGGCGATCGCCGTCGCCGTGGAGTGCGGTGCGACGGTCGAGCAGGCCGCCGAGGCGCTCGCGACGGCGGGTCCCGTCTCGGCGCACCGCATGGCGGTGCACACCCGATCCGACGGGGTGACCGTCATCGACGACGCCTACAACGCCAATCCCGATTCCATGCGCGCAGCCGTGAAGGCCCTGGTCACCATGGCGCGGTCCGGTCCGGATCGCCGGCGCACCTTCGCGGTGCTGGGGGAGATGGCCGAGCTCGGGGACGACGCCGTCGTCGCCCACGACGCCATCGGACGCCTCGCCGTGCGCCTCGACGTCACCCGCATCATCGCCGTCGGTGCCACGCGGCCGGTCCGGGGTCTGTTCCAGGGCGCCGTGATGGAAGGATCGTGGGGTGAGGAAGCGAGCCACGTACCCGATGCCGACGCCGCGATCGCGTTGTTGCGCGACGAACTGCAACCGGGCGACATCGTGCTCGTGAAGGCATCGCAGTCCGTGGGACTGTGGACCGTCGCCGAGGCCGTCCTCGCGGACGACCCCGGTGCCGGAGACAACGACGCTGCTGTGGGGACGGAGGACGCCCGGTGAGACAGATCCTGTTCGCGGCGGGCATCGCGCTCGCAGTCTCGATCCTGCTCACCCCCCTCCTGATCAAGATGTTCTCCCGGCAGGGCTTCGGGCAGGAGATCCGGGTCGAGGGCCCGCAGAGCCACCAGTCCAAGCGCGGCACCCCCACCATGGGCGGCGTCGCGATCCTCGCCGGTCTGTGGGCCGGTTACTGGGGGTCGCATCTCATCGGTACGGGATACGACGCGGAAGGTCCCACGGCCTCGGGTCTGCTCGTGCTCGGCCTGACGACGGCGCTCGGCGGCGTCGGCTTCCTCGACGACTTCATCAAGATTCGCAAGCAGCGCAATCTCGGTCTGAACAAGACGGCCAAGCTGGTCGGCCAGCTGGTCGTCGCGGTGGGCTTCGGCATCCTCGCGCTGCAGTTCCGCAATGCGGACGGTCTCACCCCGGCGAGCACCGATCTGTCCTACGTGCGCGACATCGCCACGGTCTCGATGGGCTCGATCGTGTTCATCCTGTTCGTCTATCTGCTGGTCAGCGCGTGGTCGAACGCGGTGAACCTCACCGACGGCCTCGACGGTCTCGCTGCGGGTTCGATGGCGCTGGTGCTCGGCGCCTACGTCATCATCACCTTCTGGCAGTACCGCAACGCGTGCGCCGTGGAGCCGACCGCCGGGTGCTACGACGTCCGTGATCCGCTCGATCTCGCGTTGCTGTGCGCCGCCGGCGCCGCCGCCTGCATCGGCTTCCTGTGGTGGAACGCCGCACCGGCCAAGATCTTCATGGGCGACACGGGCTCGCTCGCCCTCGGCGGCATGCTGGCCGGTCTGTCCATCACGACCCGCACCGAGCTGCTCATGGTGGTCATCGGCGCGCTGTTCGTCGCGGAGGCCGCCTCGGTGGTCATCCAGGTCGCGGTCTTCCGGTCCAGCCGCAGGCGGGTGTTCCGGATGGCACCCTTCCACCATCACTTCGAACTCGGCGGATGGGCCGAGACCACGGTGATCATCCGGTTCTGGTTGCTCGCCGCCATCGCCTCGGCGATCGGTCTGGCCCTCTTCTACAGCGAATACCTCGCGGCGATCGGGGACTGACCGTGAACGACGAACTCGAACGGCTCAGAGGACGGGCGGTGCTCGTCGCCGGGGCAGGGGTGTCCGGCCGCGCGACGATCGAACCCCTTACCGATCTCGGCGCCCACGTCACCGTCACCGACCGCAACGAGCGGGCACTGGCCGAGTGCGCGGCGCTCGGCGCCCGGACGGTCGACCTCGACAGTCTCGTCGACGACCCCGCTGCGCTGCGCGAGTTCGCCCTGGTGGTCACGAGTCCCGGATTCCCGCCCGACGCCCCGCTGCTCTCGCGCGCGGCCGGCGCGGCGATCCCCATCTGGGGCGACATCGAACTGTCCTGGCGCATCGACCGCGCCGAGGTCTACGGACCGGCCCGTCGGTGGCTGGCCGTCACCGGGACGAACGGCAAGACCACTACGACCATGATGCTGCACGCGATCCTCGAGGCCTCCGGCCTCGGCAGCGTCGCGTGCGGCAACATCGGTCTTCCCGTGCTCGACGCCCTGCGCCGCGACGAACCGCGGGCCGACGTACTCGCCGTCGAGTTGTCGTCCTTCCAGCTGCACTGGGCGCCCTCGGTTCGGCCCGAGGCCGGCGTCGTGCTCAACATCGCCGAGGACCATCTCGACTGGCACGGCGGCATCGAGAACTACATCGAGGCCAAACTCGGTGCGCTCACCGGCGCCGTCGGGGTCATCGGTCTCGACGACCCGATCGCCGGTGGTCTCGGCGACCGGTCCCGTGCCGTGGTCACCGTGGGCTTCACCCTGGGCTATCCCCAGGAAGGCGAACTCGGGATCAGCGGCGAACTGCTCGTCGACCGGGCGTTCGCCGATTCCGCCGTGCTCGCCCG
This window of the Rhodococcus pyridinivorans genome carries:
- a CDS encoding peptidoglycan D,D-transpeptidase FtsI family protein; translation: MPAPRDRKQRDRTSFAFRNKWGRIGMFGILGVAVAQLLSVQLVQAPTLSAEAASQRTTRLVEPATRGTIADRNGEPLAYTMEAKALTFQPVRVRKELEEERAKDPSRPEVSEYLEGVASAVHEALGAAAPEKDVLEMLESDETFVYLARGVDPGVAAEIVDEYDKVGTERQDIRLYPGGSLAANLVGATGWDGHGLIGLEASMDAVLAGTDGSSTYDRGSDGAVIPGSWRDRQPAVDGSSVELTIDNDLQYHVQQEVQRAKDLSGAKNASAVVLDAHTGEVLAMSNDRTFDPSIGVANNPPDAEQGNLAVSSPFEPGSVNKIITAAAAIEDGLTRPDEVLQVPGTITMAGATVKDAWDHGVVPYTTTGVFGKSSNVGTLMLAERIGEDRFAEMLRLFGLGQRTDVGLPGESAGLLPSREQWSGGTFANLPIGQGLSMTLLQMTAIYQTIANDGERVPPRVVRATIAPDGTRTETPRPDPVRVVSPQTAATVRDMFRSVVQSDTGNQQGTGAGAAIEGYQISGKTGTAQQIDQNCKCYSNSDYWITFAGIAPSDDPRYVVGIMLDAPTRSSDGSGGQSAAPLFRNIASWLLQRDGVPLSAEPESKLILQVD
- the mraY gene encoding phospho-N-acetylmuramoyl-pentapeptide-transferase gives rise to the protein MRQILFAAGIALAVSILLTPLLIKMFSRQGFGQEIRVEGPQSHQSKRGTPTMGGVAILAGLWAGYWGSHLIGTGYDAEGPTASGLLVLGLTTALGGVGFLDDFIKIRKQRNLGLNKTAKLVGQLVVAVGFGILALQFRNADGLTPASTDLSYVRDIATVSMGSIVFILFVYLLVSAWSNAVNLTDGLDGLAAGSMALVLGAYVIITFWQYRNACAVEPTAGCYDVRDPLDLALLCAAGAAACIGFLWWNAAPAKIFMGDTGSLALGGMLAGLSITTRTELLMVVIGALFVAEAASVVIQVAVFRSSRRRVFRMAPFHHHFELGGWAETTVIIRFWLLAAIASAIGLALFYSEYLAAIGD
- a CDS encoding UDP-N-acetylmuramoyl-L-alanyl-D-glutamate--2,6-diaminopimelate ligase codes for the protein MTQISVLADAIGARVEIVNAAAGEDAARAAAITGIDLRAQGIRPGDVFAALPGARAHGASYAGTALERGAVAVLTDEAGRDLVAEATSDSVAVLVHPEPRVALGAASATVYGHPSRSMQVIGITGTSGKTTTSYLVEAGLVAAGRVVGLVGTVETRIEGIRVPSTLTTPEAPQLHALFAVMRERGVDTVVMEVSSHALALGRVDATEFSVGGFTNLSQDHLDFHKDLDDYFGAKARLFAEDSPVRARRAVVCTDDVWGRRMAEVARAGRDDATAVRTVTTGGDGDAAGAAADWTVTDEVPEETGVQQFTLTGPDGIARRATVGLPGRYNVTNAALAVALCAEVGADIDAAIRGIADVAVPGRVERVERGQDFLAVVDYAHKPAALEAVIGTLRAATEGRIAVVVGAGGDRDRTKRPIMGEVAARAADLVVVTDDNPRTESPAAIRAAVLDGAHSVPAAERGEILEIGDRAAAIDAAVAWARPGDVVLVAGKGHETGQEIDGVKHPFDDREVLGAALDKYRTAGPDGDHPPAAGGSHHGGKA
- a CDS encoding UDP-N-acetylmuramoyl-tripeptide--D-alanyl-D-alanine ligase, translating into MIPMTLARIAEVVGGTLHDVDDPSAEVTGSVEFDSRRIGPGGLFLALPGARSDGHDHAAAAVAAGAVAVLAARPVGVPAIVVPPIPPTETNTLALEHDSDGSGAAVLAGLAKLARTVVDTLTGAGLTVVGVTGSAGKTSTKDMIAAVLAPLGEVVAPPGSFNNELGHPWTALRATESTRFLVLEKSARGPGHIATLSRIAPPRIGVVLNVGTAHLGEFGSQEVIAETKGELVEALPSAAEGGVAILNADDTLVSKMATRTTGRVVTVGTGSGAAYRAEDIHLDDQARASFTAVVPGADGQERRVPVRLAVHGEHQIGNALSAIAVAVECGATVEQAAEALATAGPVSAHRMAVHTRSDGVTVIDDAYNANPDSMRAAVKALVTMARSGPDRRRTFAVLGEMAELGDDAVVAHDAIGRLAVRLDVTRIIAVGATRPVRGLFQGAVMEGSWGEEASHVPDADAAIALLRDELQPGDIVLVKASQSVGLWTVAEAVLADDPGAGDNDAAVGTEDAR
- the murD gene encoding UDP-N-acetylmuramoyl-L-alanine--D-glutamate ligase; this encodes MNDELERLRGRAVLVAGAGVSGRATIEPLTDLGAHVTVTDRNERALAECAALGARTVDLDSLVDDPAALREFALVVTSPGFPPDAPLLSRAAGAAIPIWGDIELSWRIDRAEVYGPARRWLAVTGTNGKTTTTMMLHAILEASGLGSVACGNIGLPVLDALRRDEPRADVLAVELSSFQLHWAPSVRPEAGVVLNIAEDHLDWHGGIENYIEAKLGALTGAVGVIGLDDPIAGGLGDRSRAVVTVGFTLGYPQEGELGISGELLVDRAFADSAVLARVDDVTPPGPAGLSDALAAAALARAIDVPASAVHDGLRRHRVGPHRAAPVGQVDGVEYIDDSKATNPHAARSSLLARDRVVWIAGGLLKGARVDDLVAEVAPRLSGAVLLGRDAGDIADALARHAPQVPVVVVDTGDDEAMTDATSETDTSSVRRAVAPGADGPAAMRVVVREAAALASPGETVLLAPAAASLDMFADYAERGRSFASAVEELRGGGTQP